A section of the Solitalea canadensis DSM 3403 genome encodes:
- the mnmG gene encoding tRNA uridine-5-carboxymethylaminomethyl(34) synthesis enzyme MnmG: MFPEYDIIVVGAGHAGCEAAAAAANLGSKVLLVTMNMQTIAQMSCNPAMGGVAKGQIVREIDAMGGYSGIVSDKTTIQFRMLNQSKGPAMWSPRSQNDRYKFHEEWRNMLEQTPNIDFFQDMVSSLLVKGNTVYGVKTSLGLEIKSKAVVLTNGTFLNGTIHIGEKRFGGGRMGEKGATGLTEHLVELGLESGRMKTGTPPRIDGRSINYSVMEEQQGEENAGRFSYLDFPLPTEKRSCYITYTSPEVHDILKEGFDRSPMFTGRIKGLGPRYCPSIEDKINRFAERDRHQLFVEPEGWNTVEVYVNGFSTSLPEDVQYKALTKVPGFENAKFFRPGYAIEYDFFPPTQLHTTLETKKISNLFFAGQINGTTGYEEAAAQGFLAGINAHQKINDKHEVILKRSEAYIGVLIDDLVTKGTEEPYRMFTSRAEHRLLLRQDNADIRLTKLSHDIGLASPERLEKVNEKISKSDEIVKFMKSKSVEPGEINAFLQEKGTSTIPQNTKLFNLLSRPQIDLVDLVEAYQPLKEFINGNKKEIIEQAEIKVKYETYFEKELEMVSKLHKMEDQGINPEFNYDTLVSLSKESREKLKKVKPRTLGQASRISGVSPADISVLMIHLSK; encoded by the coding sequence ATGTTTCCAGAGTACGATATAATAGTAGTTGGTGCCGGTCATGCCGGATGTGAAGCTGCTGCTGCAGCTGCAAACTTAGGTTCAAAAGTTCTACTAGTAACCATGAACATGCAAACTATTGCCCAAATGTCATGTAACCCAGCCATGGGTGGCGTAGCAAAAGGTCAAATAGTTAGAGAGATTGATGCAATGGGAGGTTATTCAGGTATTGTTAGTGATAAAACAACAATCCAATTCCGCATGCTTAATCAATCAAAAGGCCCTGCAATGTGGAGTCCTCGTTCACAAAACGATCGCTATAAGTTCCATGAAGAATGGCGAAATATGCTTGAACAGACTCCAAATATTGATTTCTTCCAGGATATGGTAAGCAGTTTACTTGTAAAAGGTAATACTGTTTATGGAGTAAAAACTTCACTTGGACTAGAAATTAAATCGAAAGCTGTAGTACTTACAAACGGAACTTTTCTTAACGGAACCATCCATATTGGCGAAAAAAGATTTGGTGGTGGACGTATGGGTGAGAAAGGTGCTACTGGTTTAACGGAGCATTTAGTTGAATTAGGATTAGAATCCGGCAGAATGAAAACAGGTACTCCTCCAAGAATTGACGGAAGAAGTATCAATTATTCTGTGATGGAAGAACAACAAGGTGAAGAAAATGCAGGACGTTTCTCCTATTTAGATTTTCCTCTTCCTACTGAAAAAAGATCGTGCTACATTACCTATACCAGTCCTGAAGTTCATGATATATTAAAGGAAGGCTTTGACCGCTCACCAATGTTTACCGGAAGAATCAAAGGTTTAGGTCCAAGGTATTGCCCGTCTATTGAAGATAAAATCAACCGTTTTGCTGAAAGAGACAGACACCAATTATTCGTTGAACCTGAAGGTTGGAATACAGTTGAAGTTTATGTAAATGGTTTTTCTACCTCACTTCCAGAAGATGTACAGTATAAAGCATTGACCAAAGTTCCAGGATTTGAGAATGCAAAATTCTTCCGCCCAGGTTATGCAATTGAATATGATTTCTTCCCTCCTACTCAATTACATACGACACTTGAGACAAAGAAAATTTCAAATCTATTTTTTGCGGGACAAATAAATGGTACAACTGGTTATGAAGAAGCTGCTGCGCAAGGATTCTTAGCTGGTATAAATGCTCACCAAAAAATCAATGATAAACATGAAGTGATTCTAAAAAGATCGGAAGCTTACATTGGTGTACTCATAGATGACTTAGTGACGAAAGGTACCGAGGAACCTTATCGAATGTTTACCTCAAGAGCTGAACATCGGTTACTATTAAGACAAGATAATGCGGATATTCGACTGACTAAACTGTCGCATGATATAGGTTTAGCATCTCCAGAACGTTTGGAAAAGGTAAATGAGAAGATCAGTAAATCAGATGAAATTGTGAAATTCATGAAATCTAAATCTGTAGAACCAGGAGAAATCAATGCGTTCTTGCAAGAAAAAGGAACTTCAACAATTCCACAAAACACAAAATTGTTCAATTTACTATCACGTCCACAAATTGATTTAGTTGACTTAGTTGAGGCTTATCAACCATTAAAAGAATTCATCAACGGAAATAAAAAAGAAATTATTGAACAGGCTGAAATTAAAGTTAAGTATGAAACCTATTTTGAGAAAGAATTAGAAATGGTTTCTAAACTTCATAAAATGGAAGACCAAGGAATTAATCCAGAGTTCAACTATGACACGCTTGTCTCTCTTTCAAAAGAGTCACGTGAAAAATTGAAAAAGGTAAAACCTCGCACTTTAGGTCAAGCTTCACGAATTTCTGGTGTTTCACCAGCCGATATTTCGGTTTTAATGATACATTTATCTAAATAA
- a CDS encoding Ig-like domain-containing protein, which produces MKFYKRQFLKDNLHLFFLSTLFLSACANIVSPTGGPKDIAPPKLLIETPKNKTLNFKDKKIEIEFDELIQLKNQFKEISVSPEMDPAPDVVAKKNIIQIKLLDTLVENTTYSINFGNSISDVTESNPVKNYRYVFSTGNYIDSLKISGTVNYVIDTSKLKNVIIALYPTDKETLYKQKPILYTSITTGGKFELNNIKNGSYNIYAIADDNGNKRFDEEEYLGFLDKPVDLQKDSTTLNFTISPQIPRKTRVRENKYYEGKILVKLNYPDDSVKYNVLFPEDFKNKIRLEKATSDSVSIWLPSTKFDSTRIELTKQGKPFDTILVRNFNQDPKMAPIKITDNLTSELLKPGDTYNLIFSRPLKDLDKTKIELLEDSVKKTNFTVSLKPNAIREYIVTYSWDTTKTYEINIKENQLADVFGKTNSSYKRKFIPDSTANYGTVSANFSIAPGKQYIAQVLTSSNEVVRELLISENKVYYFTIVNPDRYKLRYIEDVNKNGKWDIGQVEKGIQPEPVFYYKDEIAVRAGWEIEININLN; this is translated from the coding sequence GTGAAATTTTACAAAAGACAGTTTTTAAAGGATAATTTACACCTATTTTTTCTATCAACATTATTTTTAAGTGCATGTGCTAACATTGTTAGTCCAACCGGCGGTCCAAAAGATATAGCACCGCCAAAACTTCTAATCGAAACGCCAAAAAATAAAACGCTAAATTTTAAAGACAAAAAAATAGAAATTGAATTTGATGAATTAATCCAACTAAAAAATCAGTTCAAAGAAATTAGCGTATCTCCGGAAATGGATCCGGCACCAGATGTTGTCGCGAAAAAAAATATCATCCAAATTAAACTTTTAGATACGCTTGTAGAAAATACAACGTACTCTATAAATTTTGGAAACTCAATTTCTGATGTTACTGAATCGAACCCAGTAAAAAATTACCGTTATGTATTCTCAACTGGAAATTACATCGACTCTTTAAAAATATCGGGTACTGTAAATTACGTGATCGATACATCAAAATTAAAAAACGTAATTATTGCCTTGTATCCTACCGACAAAGAAACACTTTACAAACAAAAACCAATTTTATATACAAGCATTACAACCGGAGGAAAGTTTGAACTAAACAATATAAAAAATGGATCGTACAACATTTATGCAATTGCCGACGATAATGGTAACAAACGTTTTGATGAAGAAGAATATTTAGGATTCTTAGATAAACCTGTCGATTTACAAAAAGACAGTACAACTCTGAATTTTACAATTTCACCACAGATTCCTAGGAAAACGAGAGTAAGAGAAAATAAATATTATGAAGGAAAAATCTTAGTCAAATTAAATTATCCTGATGACTCTGTAAAATACAATGTGCTCTTCCCGGAAGATTTCAAAAATAAAATCAGATTAGAAAAAGCAACATCAGATTCTGTGTCTATTTGGTTGCCTAGCACTAAATTTGATTCAACAAGGATTGAGCTAACCAAACAGGGAAAACCATTCGATACAATCTTAGTGAGAAATTTTAATCAAGATCCTAAAATGGCTCCGATAAAAATTACAGATAATTTAACTTCAGAATTATTAAAACCTGGTGATACCTATAACCTGATTTTTTCACGTCCTTTAAAGGATTTGGACAAAACCAAAATTGAATTATTGGAAGACAGTGTAAAAAAAACAAACTTTACAGTAAGCCTAAAACCTAATGCAATAAGAGAATACATAGTAACTTATAGTTGGGATACAACTAAAACTTACGAAATCAACATTAAGGAAAATCAACTTGCCGACGTTTTTGGAAAAACTAACTCCTCTTATAAGCGAAAATTCATACCAGACTCAACGGCAAATTATGGAACTGTATCAGCTAATTTTTCTATTGCTCCTGGTAAACAATATATAGCCCAAGTCTTAACATCTTCAAATGAAGTTGTAAGAGAACTACTTATTTCTGAAAACAAAGTTTACTATTTTACTATTGTAAATCCAGACAGGTACAAACTTCGATATATCGAAGATGTCAACAAAAACGGAAAATGGGATATTGGTCAGGTAGAAAAAGGAATACAACCAGAACCCGTTTTTTATTATAAAGATGAAATTGCAGTTCGGGCAGGCTGGGAAATTGAAATAAATATTAACCTTAATTGA
- a CDS encoding phospholipid scramblase-related protein, whose translation MHPILSKNQFFIKEHVGMFKAANNFDILDLETQETLMLCREPNLGFFTKMFRFTDYKRMTPFEIKITDNSQNELITIKRGVSIFLSKVDVLDQSGKVIGKFKQKFFSIGGKFDVLDSDERPICTLKGKWTSWDFSFMKGDVQLAKVTKKWAGLGKELFTSADNYVLQIEDHVPQNSDERKLILAAVMCIDMVLKE comes from the coding sequence ATGCATCCCATTCTTTCAAAGAATCAGTTCTTCATTAAAGAACATGTTGGCATGTTCAAAGCCGCTAACAATTTCGACATCCTGGACCTTGAAACGCAAGAAACATTAATGTTATGTCGCGAACCAAATTTAGGTTTCTTTACAAAAATGTTTCGTTTTACTGATTACAAACGCATGACTCCGTTTGAAATCAAAATTACTGACAACTCTCAAAATGAATTAATTACTATCAAAAGAGGGGTTTCAATATTCCTTTCAAAAGTTGATGTACTAGATCAGAGCGGAAAAGTTATTGGTAAATTCAAACAAAAATTCTTTTCTATTGGTGGAAAATTTGATGTATTAGATTCGGATGAAAGACCAATCTGTACACTCAAAGGAAAATGGACTAGCTGGGATTTTTCATTTATGAAAGGTGATGTTCAGTTAGCAAAAGTGACTAAAAAATGGGCTGGCTTAGGAAAAGAATTATTTACTAGTGCTGATAATTATGTTCTCCAAATCGAAGACCATGTACCACAAAATTCAGACGAAAGAAAATTAATTCTTGCAGCCGTAATGTGTATAGACATGGTTCTTAAAGAATAA